The genomic window GATACAAAAGACACGACTCAGAAAGACCTTGATTGTTGACAAGTACACATGTGCATATGCGATTGAGTATCCAGGATTCCTGTATATGATATTTGTGTTCTGTGCTTTATGTAAGGCATCAACAATCAGGCTACGCTGCCTCGATTGGATCTGTAATGTTTTGTAACAATTTACCATTAAAGACAAGTaaacatgcacatgtacctTTTCCAGTTCAGAGTCAGTAGTAGTGGTGTTGACTGGAGTGGAAGTCTTCTTGCCACGTCCAGCCCTGGTGCGCCCTCCACGTCTGTTCACCTTGGCTTCTGGTGTCTTCTATGAAATAGCATAACAAGGGGTTTTTAATCCTAATGAGGTCCAGTTATGTTTCTGGCGTATCTTTCTTCTATGGTGAGAATACTAGCTATTGTGTCTTCGAATATTTTAACCTACATGTCTGCAATGATTGTCTGTAAGTGAATCGATAAAAAGTAGCAGACAGAAGGTAATGACAACATTCAAATCATCTTGTAGAGTAGTACACAAGAAACAACTATTTAGTATTATTTACactttacaaatacaaatgtaccataCCGACAAATGATATGGTTGTTATCTTACCTCCTCTGTGGAGACATCCGTGTTGGACTCCACACTGTCAGCAGTGGTATCCAGGGAAGCGTTGACTGTGGCCTTCTTGGCCGCTTTCTTGGGTCGTCGACCCCTCCTCTTGGTGACTTTAGCGGGAACTTCAGGCTCAGGAGCCGATGTCTCAGCACTGGAGTCTGCACTGCTTGCATCTGTACAGGTCTGATGTACAAAAGTATTAATTTTACCTTTCCACCTTCGATGTTAGAAAGCTTAGTAAGACTCTACTATTAAAGAGCAAATTATCAAAATATCTACGGTACCAAAATCCCACAATGTGGAGAAGACAAAATTGAAATTGCAGGGaaaaatatatctatatacaaaTTGCAATTTGGCAGGCTTAAAGAATGCAAGTATCATTGGTACAAATTTATTATGGATATATAAATAAAGAATTTCAACCCCTGAGACTCAGTATAAACCATATGCATGGTAAAGTATAAGTTCTATTATATCAAATACACAAACCAACCTTGTAGTCCGAGGACTGTGTTGTTGACTCAGTGTTGTTCTTGTCGCCATCTTGCTTCTTGCTGTGGTACTGCTGCAGAGCACTTATTAAATCGCCtgtctaaaaaaaaatatacatatcataACATGACTCGAGTTAATATAAAACTGTACATCTTATCAGTACACCTCTTTTAGTACGATACAGATTAGTATTTCTGACACCTATATATGCGTATCCTTGGTTTGTAACATAAAAGTAATTAAAACATGAAAGTTATGACCGAACTTGAAAAGTTGTCCAAGAAACCTGCTTTGAATTTGAAAGTTGTCTTGACACTTTAcagataaagtttgaaaattttgttgttgtagtagTTAGTAAGGATGACTATATACATTTCTCAAAGGGGTGGACGCTCAGAAATTCTTAGTACACATTATCAAAAGCACCCATAAGTCAGATAATATGCAGAAACGCACATAAAAATCTGAATACACAAACGTTAAAAAATGaatagggaggggggcattattTACCTTCATGTTGGCCTTGATCCCGGCTTGTTTCGCCAGTTTCTGCAGCTCGGAACGCTTCATGCTGCCCAGAGCGTCAAcatcaacctccttggccgtCATCTTGACTGGATTTCACCTCAAAATTACCTCAACTTTAcgaaaaaaacagcaacaaagcCGAAACAAAACACACGCTTCTGACAAACCGTCGCGCTATCTCGACGCCTAAATTTGAATATGGCGGAAATTTTGTATTACCGTCGCTGATTGGTTAATTTTTAAAAGAcagtctctcattggtcgaaaaATTCCCAAGGATCTCTTCGCGGGCACAACAATGGGCGACCTCCAGCGATTACAGTTAGAACAGCAACTTTTTGACTGAGGAAATTTGTTTTAAACTGTGACAAATTATTGCGTtgtttctacggaaaatccaCATAAATATAGGACAGTACACAAATATAGGTTACCCAATCTAACGGCATTTTTACCAAACAGCctgttttttcttgtacaaaGCAGAGGTGCAATCCCCGATCCGACCGCAAGGATCGCGTTTCTGGAAGGATCTTGCGTAACGTTCCTTTCCGGCTGTCTGATAGAGGTCAACGCGTGGCGGCGGGCGAGCAGGGCATCTTTGTCTGTGTTTTATAGCAAAATACACCACTATGTTTTACAAATTTAGCAACATCTCAGGAAGAATAGGGGCTGCGTCACAACAGGCAGCCTTCAGACCGGAGGTGAGTCCGAAAACGGCCGAATTGGGTGGGAAATTCTGGGCGATTGTGTGATCTGATATGATACTCGTAAAAGTGGACGCCATGTTTCTCCGGTTTACAAGCGGTAGAACTAGTAGAAGCCGGTAAACTGTAGTGGGTGTGCCTCACGTCAGTCTACAGTACAGATTCTTGGTTTTAACGATCGACAAATGTATACTTGTTAGCGCAAAGGGATTTCAGATCTTCCGTTGTTGTTGCTTACTCTGAAGCTAAAAGTGAAACATGAAAGTGACCTTCAGTCTTGTTCaattatgggggaggggggcgatttGAACATGGCTATGTAAGATCAAGGACATATATATCCAATATAATGTCCTCGATAAGATCTTAAGAGGTTTATAAAATCAGTAGATTTGTAGATCTGCCTGTACAGTTATAAATGATAAGACATGAGTAGAGAAGAACCTTTGTAGGTCGGAAGTGTAGAAATTATGTCAGTTACAAATAAATAAAGTGGTAGCTATGCTACAGGCATCAAATCACACTTCGCCTCAAATTAAAGAAGATTACTTCTTCACCCTTTCAAAATATAACATACTGCTGTGAAGGCCCcccagacgtgaacaaaacccgacagggcgttgttatgcaaatcaagataATGTCaagacgagcactgttttcaagccgggggccttcacctttgacactgcacatgcgtagtagcaactccgaactagcttataacaTACTGTTAGTGTTAGGAACGTAAAGTCGTTGATCTGGACGGAAGCAGCTACTAGCGCTTTCACACTTCCAAGTACGCATGTGCTTaattgaaggcccctgagacataaacaaaagcTTTGGCTCCAAAATGCTACAATACGTACCTTGAAATCCACAAGAAGTGTGTATGTATGGCTTATCTAGAGCTGTAACAGAATAAACATGTTTTTAGCAATGTTATTATAACGATAATAATACCTCAGTTGCATAGTCTGGCCCACAGGAAGAGATCTTATTACTCGGACCCATTCTAGAAGATGAAACGCTCACATCAAGGACGAAAAGACTAGAGTACAAATGGTCTATGGGACGAAAAGACTAGAATTAGTAGAAAGCATGTGTCTTTGTGTTAGTCCTCATTTCTCACACCATACCATGCATGTCTCCTCCCCAGGGCATCCTGCCCCTCACACAGACAGAAGCCCCGCCCTTGATATTCGGCTCACCTGTAAAATCAGCAGGTGAGGAGGCGGCAGCTCCAAGGGGGAAACCAACGATAGTCCGGAACAAAGTCCCAGAGATGCAGCAAATCATGCAGGTATGGAGACATATCTCTTAAGACCTTGCAGTGGGTGTTCCAGGCTATCTTGACATTGCAACTTGTATCAATTCTAttcaaatccttttttttctgattcaaaAAACTAAATTCAACACTGTAGGAAATCTACTTAGGTTCCTTCTTTCACTTTTGAGAAatgtcatacacatgtatatttttaaTCTTCAAACAGATGATGGGGTAGAAAGTTGTAACATTTTATGACCTTCTGAATCTGATAGAGTACTGTCAGAAAAAAGCAGATCAGAAAATGTTACGAATTTctaaccccaacatctgcttgtattGTTTAGTCTAACCATTGAGACCATGTAGGCCAAACTTTAGATTACACTCCCTCCAATACTCACTATCTTCTATGTAGCTTGTGCTGGAATGTATGACAAACCAGGATGGTACCTGTGCTAAGTTTGACCTAAATGCCCCCCTGACAATTCTCCTGTCTTTCCCACAGAGACCTGGTAACATGTTGTATGTGAAGAAaggtagggttagggtaaagAGGATATTAGTTTTGACCTACATGGCACAAATTGACGCAAAGCATTCCTGACAACCTCCTGTCTTCCCCACAGAGACCTGGTAACATGTTGTACGTGAAGAGGGGAGGACTTGACGCTATGCTGTACAGAGGGACAATGGGGCTCACGGTGTTGGGAGTTCTGTACGCCTGCTTCGGCCTCTTCCAGGCCATGATGCCCAAGAAGAGCCAGGATTGACACCAGCTGATGTCCTAGATGCTGTGGGATGGGGCAATATTCACAACACACAGATTCACTCACTAGTCCCGAGACTGTCCTGACAATGCCATTGGTTATGTGTGGTTTTGAGACAGACTTGAACTGGAATGGACTCATGTTTTGGAGGGGAtaattgatacaaatgtataccacAACAAATATGCCAAGCTTGTATTTCATAACATGATTACTCCCTGGCCCTGCTTACACCACTAGTATTTTTAGATGACTTTCAGCATTGAAATGTGATCACATGAACTGATTGTTTTTCTGAGTGGAATAACTGGTAACAAgtactacattgtatgctgCAACATATATGAGAGCTTGTATTTCAACCTACCACCACCAGTAATAATCTTATAACATATGAGAGTCAAATGGTATGCTGTTATTTGAATGGTCGACACCTCAATTAGACacatttgtacagtatttacttGTTGAAAGACAAGCCATTTCTTGTTTGTTGAAGTCAAAACAATCACTAGACCCAAATCTTCCATCTATTTTATGTGTTTGCACATTTTATTCAGAGGACTGAGTAAGACACAAACTCACTGCATAGCCCTGTGGAATTGTACTTGCcatgtacaatgtttttgattttctgaAGTTGCTGCAGTATCAAAGGTGGCTTAGATTGTGAACTTATGAATATGAGAGACGTCATTATATGATATGCGGCTTATATGATATATAGATTTCTTGGGTCTACAACAccagagttttattcttgtgtTCTCTGTAGTCTCTATGGcagagaaataaagaaatgtttttgaaatgtttctgaGTGGTCCTCTTGCTCTTTCAAGCATGTTGTATCACGTCTAATGTAAGGAGGTTGTGGACAGTTTATATCCTAATTGCACGTGTGTCTCTTACAGAAGAATGATTGcattttgaaactgaaaaaaaatgtaaaggtcCCAGTCTTTTTGAGGCAGTTGTTAAGATTATAGGCAGTTGGGGCAGTgtgttgttaatccactgtgtccaggGTATGGTGTTGGAAAGCAGAGCCCATATAACCCTTCACCTTCCACCATGTGCACCTCTATACCTCCCCAACAGaagtcaggtacatgtagtagacccatttacacctgggtggagtgaggaaagtcgtttatATTTTGCAAGGAAACAATGCCTAGCTTGATGAAGAGACATCATTGATAAAAGACCTCCCCATCCCATCTCCATTCAGGTAGATGTGAGCACACATCTTGTATCCTGTTCAGGGCCAGAATTTAAAGCTGTCCCAGTGTCCACAGACCACTAAAATGTAGGCAGGGACAGCTCAAAAATCCCTTAGGACATTTTGGGGACAAATATTGGGACAATAAAAAATCATCAATATGTCAGCCCTTCAAGTGTTTCTCAGCCATTTTTCTAGTTCAAAGTAGAGCTGACTGTGACTAGGGTAGAAACATGATCAGATCATCCTCAATTGATTTCCTTGGTTGCTTTCACTCACCTTTTATA from Branchiostoma lanceolatum isolate klBraLanc5 chromosome 4, klBraLanc5.hap2, whole genome shotgun sequence includes these protein-coding regions:
- the LOC136433930 gene encoding cytochrome c oxidase subunit 7A-related protein, mitochondrial-like; the encoded protein is MFYKFSNISGRIGAASQQAAFRPEGILPLTQTEAPPLIFGSPVKSAGEEAAAPRGKPTIVRNKVPEMQQIMQRPGNMLYVKRGGLDAMLYRGTMGLTVLGVLYACFGLFQAMMPKKSQD